The Rhodococcus rhodochrous DNA window AACTGGACCCGTTGCCAGCGGCGTGCCCATTCGGGGACGTCGGCGCTCGACCGGGCGCGGACGGTGGCCTCGGACGGATCGGGCAGGTGCTCGTCGAGAAAGGCCACGAACTCGGCGCGGAACTCCTCGACGTCGGAATCAAACGAGAGTTGCACGGTACTCCTCGGCGATCAGTGCGCGGTGCTCCGCGGCGGATCCGAGCATGTGCTCCCCCGCCCGGGCACGCTTGAGCGCGAACTGCAGGTCGTTCTCCCAGGTGAAGCCCATGGCGCCGAACAACTGCAGACCACTGCGGAAGACCGTCGACTGGCATTCTCCCGCAGCGGCTTTGGCCATGGAGGCGGCGAGGCGACGGCGCGGGTCGTCCTCCGCGATCGTCAGTGCCGCGAAATACGCGAGGGCGCCGGCACGTTCGACGGCGACGTGCATGTCGGCGGCGCGATGCTTGACGGCCTGGAACGACCCGATCGGCACACCGAACTGCTGCCGGTTGCGCACGTGGTCGAGTGCGAGATCCAGGATACGGCGGCAGGCACCGACCATGGTGACGGCGAGTCCCGCGAGGGCGACGTGCCGTGCCTTCTCCACGTCGACGTCGGTGTCCGGGTCCGCTTCGGCCCGCACGTCGTCGAAGACGATGTCG harbors:
- a CDS encoding acyl-CoA dehydrogenase family protein; its protein translation is MLFEFDSDQQLWQKTVREVTAKECPSTLVRTVVDNGADPAPLWKTYVGLGWTELVESEAAVELAIVLEELGRATDPTPFLATTTQFAPLVAGRNRPDRAGAAVYEGISAVRDADGWLLRGTAHRVLDGDRADDIAVVTDAGVFTVRADQVSARRTSAFDPVLHLADIVFDDVRAEADPDTDVDVEKARHVALAGLAVTMVGACRRILDLALDHVRNRQQFGVPIGSFQAVKHRAADMHVAVERAGALAYFAALTIAEDDPRRRLAASMAKAAAGECQSTVFRSGLQLFGAMGFTWENDLQFALKRARAGEHMLGSAAEHRALIAEEYRATLV